TCCAAAGGCCCTCGGGAGGTAACCGTGAAGCACTGGACCGCGGTGCGCTGCAGCATGGATTATCCTGAGCTTGTCAACGTCGAGGCCCTTCTGCTCGGCGTTGTTCTTAGCGTTGAGGAGTATCTTCCTGACGGCCCTGGCAACTTTGACGGGATAGCGACCGGGGCCGAAGCCCCTGCCCGGCTTGTGGCCCTGGCTGTCGTGGTGCTTCCTCAGCGGAACGGGCCTCCTCTTTGCTATGACGTCGTCGAGGTAGCGGAGAGCGTCGTTAAGCATCATGCCCCTTATCTCCCTGAGCAGTTCAACGCTGTACTTTGGTGAAATTCTAAGGTCCCTCGCGCTGGCGCGAGCCATCCTCTCGGGGTCAAAATTTTGGAATGAGTAGGAAAA
This is a stretch of genomic DNA from Thermococcus zilligii AN1. It encodes these proteins:
- the rplV gene encoding 50S ribosomal protein L22 is translated as MSRGRFSYSFQNFDPERMARASARDLRISPKYSVELLREIRGMMLNDALRYLDDVIAKRRPVPLRKHHDSQGHKPGRGFGPGRYPVKVARAVRKILLNAKNNAEQKGLDVDKLRIIHAAAHRGPVLHGYLPRAFGRATQFNEQTTHIEIVVEEIRG